The genomic segment AGTTTAAACAGCCTAAGAACATTCCCTGTCATCTCTCCCCTCGTGTCACAATGGTCCATAGCTGTGACACACCACCTACCCTCCTTCCAGGGCAAGGAGAGGTCATATTGCAACTAGGGACCACCACAACATGGGGCAGGGGGGACCCTTATGGTAGCTGTCCAGCTATGTCAAACCATGTTCAGTATGGCTGGGCAGTTGGAATTCCCTCCTGTTCCTCCTTCTATCTCCGAGTTGGTTGGGGGAGTCCCAATCAGGACACTATGAGGGCGTGATCCTGTATCTTGGGTGCTGGATCCGGTCCACATCTGATATTAGGATACAAGGACTGTGTTACACATTGAAATTAGTTTTTTACCAATCagattaatattattttttcttttcttgccatGATACATATTGATTCTGCACCTATGAAGAGCCTTGCTTTTGAATATTCTAAAGTTATTCTGTTTTACTTATTTTCTGAAAATCTTTATATCTTGCCCTTTATCCAGGAATATTGGGGCAGCATACAAGAAAATCAACTTTGGACAATAAGTAACAATATAatgttaataattttaaaagcctaaaaatatattaaatgattTCTCATTTAAAACCAGTTAAAGTGATTTAAAATAAGATGTAACATAATATGTGTGTATACTAAATGGGCCCCAAGGGTTTAATTAAAGATTTGATTTGGTATCACAAAGAGAGCAACGTTGATGCCTGTTGGGCTTCCAAGGGATTGGTATTCCATGACTGACATTTTGGTGGAGCTCCAGCTCTTCCTCCTTCAGCAGCCAGATAAAGCTATTAGTCAGTTCTGTTTTGATTGCCACAGACAGCTCCAACCTTGTGCTTCAGGTGGCCTGTTTTTCAACTGTAAAATAAAATGCGTACATTAATCCAATTTTTAAAAGccaattcaaaagaaaaaaactgtTCTTGGTTGTAGATGATTCCTGACATCATCTTTTGCAACAAGGAAGATCTTGATGAAATATATCCCCAGGAGGCATCTGACTATGGAACATAACCAGATGCCTCTCTGATtgctctttcttttctcccaTCAGCTATGGAATGGCTATTGGGAAGGACCTGTTGAAGTGACACATCTAATGATAGGGGACATAGTGCACATCCTTGTAGGCTTTCAACTACTGTGTGCAATTCCAAAAGATGCAAATAGTTGTAAATCATGTGTACACAGAGATTTCAGCTGGCAGAGAAAATTAAATCTTTATTTTGCGGATGATTTGGTCTTGGGCATGCTGTGTTCAGCTTCTTGTCTCTGTCGGCTTGTCTAGCTAGGTTCTGACTTCCACATAAATATTTATTATCTGTACTGATTACAGGTTAGTTGATACATATAtctgtattatcaatattaattCCAGGCAGAGGCTTTGGCATTTTATCTCCAGGATGTTCCTGCTAATTTATCACTGTTTAACAATTCAGCACACCGTATCCATCTGTTCTAGTTTTTGGCAGATATGGAAAATAATGCGCTTTTCAGAGATGATATTGAATGTCAAAAACTTATCATGGAAGCAATGAAGTACCATTTATTGCCAGAGAGAAGGCCAATGTTACAAAGTCCCCGTACAAAGCCTAGAAAATCTACTGTTGGTGTATTGTTTGCAGTTGGAGGCATGGATGCAACTAAAGGTATTGATTTAGCATGTTCATAGtagaacatttttttttgcttctagGAAAATAGCTGAAAAACTAGTTTACAGTATATGTTTCAGTTTAACCAGAGAGAAGTCTGGCTATGGAGAATGCCTGCTGCCTTGCATCTCTGATATCGGTATCACATCCCCAACCTCTGAAACAGCTTtccaactgtattttaaaatgtacataaattatattaatacaatgaattatgaaaaaaaatgtacaTACACCATGTTTGAAAAAGGAACCTAGCATCCAAGGGGAGGGGAAGATTGGTAGGTGAATTCACTGCAACTAAATTTCATTTACCATAATTGCCAAAAAGCTAGGTTGCTAATGAGACTGTTAATGAGCTGTCCCCGCTACTGTGATCGCCGCTTCTCCTGCTCTTCCTCCTAGGCCAGCTGGCCATGGAGGAGGATGAGCGGTGGAGATGGCagcgtctcctcctcctcctcctaggcCTACTGGCCATGgagcaagaggaagaagaggaagaatggcGGCGGCCTCAgcacctcctcttcctctttggcCTACTGGCCATGGAGCAACAATCATTAGATTTGATCTAAAGTTGGTTCTTAAATTGTTTGTAATATCCCATTTGGATTCACCAATGTAAACATTGGTAAATATTTACATGAGATTTGCTTGTTTATGAAATTGCTGTTGAAAGAGATTCTGATTCAACTCAAGTATATGTGTGTTGAAATACATTCATAGTACTTTTTGTACATAGTACATCTTTTGTATTATGCTtttgaataaaaacatttaaaagacaTGGGTAGCCATATTGTCTGTCACTACAATGAAGagccaaatatattttatttgcattAAACAGTAATCACAAGTATTGACTTTCTCtgttttatattattactttAAACTATTGCTAAGGAGCAACAAGTATTGAAAAGTATGATCTTCGCACCAATATGTGGACTCCTGTAGCAAATATGAATGGGAGGCGACTGCAGTTTGGAGTAGCAGTGTTAGATGATAAGTTGTATGTTGTTGGAGGTAGAGATGGACTGAAGACATTGAATACCGTGGAGTGCTACAATCCCAAAACAAAAACTTGGAGTGTGATGCCTCCTATGTCCACTCACCGGCATGGACTTGGTACGTATATTTTACTCATAACTTAACTTTTTGAAAGCAAGAACTATGCTGTGGTCGGCCTATTTCAACCAAGCATTTTGAAAGTGTGGCAGCTTGATTTACTCTGTATCATTAGTAGACAATAGCTAATAGACAAAAATCagaaaggttatttatttatttaaatatgatATCCGGTGTTATGCTGCTTCTTTTAGATGCCAGGGCTAAAAGGCTGGTGTATGGATTCTGCACTGCATTATATTCTGGGAAAGGGGAACCTgcttgaaagtatttttttaatgaaatggtTAAAGTGTGATCACCTAGTAACAAGGGCAACTCTATTTAGGACTACAGATTTATACAGACATAGAAAAGCTATGCCAAATTATGTGATGGAAGAAATCTAGTATGGTCTAGTGGTTGGACCGCTGGACTCTGGGAGACcctggttcaaatccttgcttgggcatggaaacccactgggcattTCGTACACCGCCATATTTAGAGGATGCCAATAGCATCCCCCCCTCCCCgcgaacaaatgttgccaagaaaatccccaaATAGAATTGCATTAGGGTTGAAATAAGTTAGAAAAGTTTGAAGGTATGCAGCATCTATAAGGAAGAAGTGGGCAAAATGTTGGACTTACTTTAGGATTCATCCCAGTTGTTTGGCCAGTGCTTCATTTGCGTTTGTTTTGTATGTTGGTAGATCACTCTGTGGATCAAAAAGGTTAAAGTGGAGAGGGTTTCTTTAAGGCAGAACATTTTCAAACCACTTCTGTATATGACAATTAGTCAATTTCACATTCaggaaaagtgtgtgttttgctttTAAGGCGTGGCAGTCTTGGAAGGTCCTATGTATGCTGTAGGAGGACATGATGGCTGGAGCTACCTGAATACTGTGGAAAGATGGGATCCGCAGGCACGGCAGTGGAACTTTGTGGCTAGTATGTCAACTCCAAGGAGTACTGTGGGGGTAGCTGTATTAAGTGGAAAGTAAGTAGAATAACAGAGAAATAAAGTCTAATGGCCCGTAACATTTTACTCAAGaactaataatatatttaattgtGTGCATAAATAAAATTTAGAAACCTGAGAGCATTCAGAAGGACAGAGTACTAAGATGGTTTAAATTCATATTTTATAGTCAGATCTATTGTCTTCTAATTTATTCAGTAGGCATTAGGGAATCTGTCATATTcattttatctttattattgATTGCTCTGGGGACTTAAATGGTTTCAGGGCAATTTCACTTGTCATGCAATGGTTCTAAGAAATTTGTCATAATCATATTGCTATATTTTAATAGCAAATTTGATAGTAGGTTATGAAAATCTTGAAAACTAAAAATTAACATCTGTCTACAGCAGCTTGATGGCTAAAGAAGCTTTAATATATGAAGGCAATGACAATTTTGTTGAGGGGGATAAAATTACTATGTATTTTTTTCTACTCAAGAAATTTATCAGAATATTAGAACACTTAGAGATAGATTGAATTTTAATCCACAATAGAACTAATGAATCAGGAGATTTGCAGAAGTGTTGATATACAGAGATTAAATAAGTGAATCCAGTTTCTTTAAGAATACTGCTTGGATCTGGATTCTACATTCTACATATCTTCTGTATAGACATTTCTCTTGGTTCCACTAAATATTTGTTTCTTGGATTTTGTCTTTACTGTTGTGCATTCAGAAATAGGAAAGATCCTTTCCTGTGATGCCGGGTTGGGCCCCAACCTGAGGTCTGGGGCAACATATGGCTGTCACCAAACCTTATTAGGCCATTacctattttaaattattatttttatttttaaaactcagaATTCTCCCCAACACTTCTAGGGGGGGAATTTAGTCCTCCTTTGTTTCCCAGTGAGCTATTGTAGACCCTGGAAAACATTTTGTACAATGGAAAGTAAGCCAACTGTCACTCATAGTTTTGAAAAAAAGCTCTCAAATGCAGTTgtgcttttaatgtttttgatttgcttatttttttatttttttaaaggggggataGAATCTTTTAGTTTTAGTTGATGGAAGGAGTTATGGGAAAGGTATATTATGGGATTATTTTTCGGTTGATTAGCCAAGGGGTAGGGGTCACTTGGATTTCAGTTACATTTTTGAAAAGGTAATAAAATTAAGTTTTAAAAAGCCCCCCACTCCAAATATAGCAACCCAAGTGAGCTTCTTTGAAGAAGAGGCATTTCAGAGTCTGTTATCCCTGGGGAAGATTTGAGTTAGATTTTGTGTAGCTTTAGATCTGCAATAATAAACCATCTAATTCAGTGTGAGCAGAAGTCTTCAGCAGTCACTTatttacatttttcaaatgtttactgtcaaatttgtaacATGTCTGTGTGTATTACAGGCTATATGCAGTTGGCGGTCGAGACGGAAGTTCTTGTCTCAAATCTGTAGAATGCTTCGATCCACATACTAACAAATGGACACTCTGTGCTCAGATGTCAAAGCGAAGAGGTGGCGTTGGAGTCACCACTTGGAATGGGTTCCTCTATGCCATTGGAGGTCATGATGCACCAGCTTCCAACTTAACGTCAAGGCTATCTGACTGCGTTGAGAGGTATTCAGCCAGTAAAGTGCTTATATGAAGCTCTTCTATCTAGACAAAACATTATCAAGAAAGCATAATgcagtgactttttaaaaaaattaaagtaatTACAATTTACCCCAGTGCAGACAAGGATAAGTTTTCACAGTGAGAAACTTCCTACTAAATGTTTATACTTAAATCAGTGACATTTCAAAGTTTTCTATATCTGGATCATATTTAAGGTAATCAGAATAAATCTGTATTAGAAACAGAAAATGACAGATATTCATAAATAATAGGTTATGCTTCTTTTCAATGTTTGCCTACCAGACAAAAACAATTACCGTAGTTATTTTCTAACGGCAGGTATTTGTGTGTTGTCTGCTTTGGGCTGTATTTGTGTGTTGTCTGCTAGGCTATGGTTTGAAAAGCCAGAGGTATGCATTCAAACATGTTCATGGTCATAGTTCTTTTTGAGTGCATGCTTTACCTGAAATTAACAAGAACAAGGTAGTCCTTAGACTTAATATATCCTTTCTGCCAAAGGTAGTGCCAGCTTTCCACCTGAATCAGGTCATTGTTTTACCTGCATTGATTTACCTGCAGAACCCCTGCTTCAGATATTTaatgtgcccctggtggcacagtgcgttaaaacgcagagctggtgaacttgcggaccaaaaggtgccaggttcaaaccccgggagtggaatgagtgcccgctgttatccccagctcctaccaacctagcagttcgaaaacatgcaaatgtgagtagatcaataggtaccgctccggtgggaaggtaatggcactccatgcagtcatgccggccacatgaccttgaaggtgtctacggacaacgccagctcttcggcatagaaatggagatgagcaccaacccccagagtcagtcacgactggacttaatgtcaggggaaaacctttacctttaatctttTAACATCTTATGTGGGCAGGACTGTGGCCTTCTACTGTTCCCAGAGATGTTTCCTGTGCTACGTCTCCCAGCCAAAAGTACTTCCAGTCTCTTAGTGCTTCTCGAAGTGGGTAGCTTTCACCATCCATCTGTCCTTTAAACTTGCAGAGCAAGAACCTCCTGTTTGCATACACAGCCACTCCATTGAATCCATTAGATCTATGCCTGCATCACCTATCTTTCTGAGGTGTGTTCCTTTGGAGGATGTTTGTAGAGCAACTACTCAGTCATAGCCTTTGATCTTTGTCTCCTACTATAGACTCAATACCGGATTCTTGGCTGAAGCCATATTGTTTTCCTGTCTCACTTGATACTTCCTCCTCTTATAATGAATAGCTTGCTAGTCTTCCACTGTGTgagtcacagagaccatgaagaaaaaTGGCTTGTCACCATAGTTCTCTGAGTAGTTATCTGTGAATTTGCTCAACTCCTgccctttctctcctcccccccccccccccggtgtgtcCACTTTCCATAACTACTTGGCTGCTGCTTTGGCATCCAACGAAGCAAGGAACCACCCAAACACTTACATGATAGCTGTAGAGCAGGCCTGCGCtgcctgtggccttccagatgtttgggccccCCAGAAACTCTTGCCAGCTTGAtgagtggtcaggaattctgggagctggagtccaaaacacctgaagggaaacAGGTTATGGAGGCCTGCTCtagagcattggttctcaacctgtgggtccccaggtcttttggcctacaactcccagaaatcccagccagtttgccagctgttaggatttctgggagttgaaggccaaaacatctggagacccacaggttgagaaccactgctctagaggctgCTGAAAAATGCCATGCAAAGGCACATAAAACCCGTTTATATGAGTTCACAAATGAGCACTCTAAGAACTACAATTGCAGGTAATCATGTCCTCATGCCCATAATGGAAAATTTAGTTTAATGTCTGCAATCTATGATTTAAAATGTTGGTGTAAATTAATATTAACTGGAGCTGTAGTGTAACTGAAGCATGGTCAGTGCAATGAGAGCAGAAGGTAAGAGATAGCATAACTTAAAAAACCCCTAAGCTTGTAATAACttatattttacatttaaattGATAGGACTCCTCAAATATTGGGAACATTGTGTGGTTAACAATTAAAATTAGAGTATTTTAGATATTTTAGTTTGTGAAAATTGAGTCAATGAGAGTGAACcttactttaaaaatgttttttttaggtATGACCCCAAAACAGACGTGTGGACTGCTGTGGCATCAATGAGTATTAGCAGAGATGCAGTGGGAGTCTGCCTTCTTGGAGACAGACTATATGCTGTTGGTGGATATGATGGACAAACCTACCTTAACACAGTGGAATCTTATGATCCCCAAACAAATGAGTGGACACAGGTATGGGTTTAGATTTGGAAGGTTCATAGGCCAAGATAATTGGGTGAATTCCTCTAGCAACTGCTACATCTGTTCTGGCAGCAAGAGATTGCAAAGCCCTTCAAGCCTTAAAAGACCACTGCCAGATATTAGACCAAGGCTGTGTAAGATAGTTACCTACCTGTAAATGCCTCATGTATATCTAGGAGTCACATCAACCTTTTGGGGAAGTAGCTCTATATATCCAAATAATTCATATAGTCATTAATTGGGTTGGCAGCACCAGTGTAAATATTTCTCCCCTCCTTCATGCAACCCAGTCTCTGTCCTCTTTTGCctggagaagaaaataaaaaagatattcATGGTAATACTGTTACTTGCAGAGGTTCACCTGATGGGCACTAAGGAGTCTTTTTCAAATTGTGGAATGCATAACTACCAGTTATGATCTTTCCCGACTcttgctgcttttaaaaaaggtGACCAGTCATGTCTTTTGAATTTGGTGCTTCACAGTGTCTTGAAGAAATATTTATCCGattgaatttatttatatcttcTTATGTTATCACCTGAAATGGAAATGAATTTAATTGGCATTGTTATCACTTGAGCTACACAAGGTACTCAGCTCTGTGAAGGTGCAAAATGTTTTCATTGTGGCTCAAAAGTAAAACGAACTGGTAAAATATACAAATTAAAAGTTAGACAACAACtggtatttaattatttttcaggGAAAGTACTGTAACCCAAGCCTACCTATACATTCAGCTTCCAACGTTTAAATATATGGAGTATGGATGTAGAGTAGCTATGAAATAAAAGCAAACTTCAAACTTCATCTTACTGGGAGTACAGAGGAAAGTTTTCGGTTGTTTCAGGATAGGGTAGACTTAATCCTGAAATAATTTTTCAGGCTATAGTAGACTTAATTTTCAATATTAGTGCTGGGAAATGAAGACAGAGGTCCTGCTTGAAAGATGCTCTTCCTGGTGTTCTATCTGCATACATTTTGGAAAATTCCcattttttggattataactcccattATGAATATAGTCTCAgtccagtggtccccaacctttatttgaccagggaccattttgaccagggaccactctccaacattagtaccaacatTAGTATGAAATAGTTttaggtcaactttagattcggtttggttatttggtgtgctgtttcaaacttttttgttttgttttaccgtTCCAGGTTGCACCATTGTGCCTAGGAAGAGCAGGAGCCTGTGTTGTGACTGTGAAACTGTAATGACAAAGATGTCCTTCTCTCCTATAAATACTCAGTAGAGGAGGCAGATTCTCCCAAATAGCTAAATTACAATGAAATGAGGTACTGTGTATCTTCACAAGACAAAGCATTTGGTCTTAATCTGTTacctaaggttttttttaatggaccAACAttatgcactttttaaaatgagTAATGCAATTTGTGTACATTTATTTGGAACTACATACTCTGCATTCAGCTGGTATATTAGAAATACATAGGTTGAAAAATAGTTTGCACATacagattttgtttctttttgtagaGACTCTGTAGGGTACTTTTAGAAGCCTGGGCACACTACATATACTGTCATCTTCGTATGTGGACTTTTGACAGAATGCATTGGCCTTGCTTGTTTTCCAAAtcttttgtctttactgttctacattattattactattattgttattattataataataattattattactattattattattaggtacagAGAGAAGTGAAATGTATCGAGTGTACCACTTGCCTTTGAAATGTTGTTTATGTAATGCCTGGACCCTTTTCACACAGGTGACTTTTTTTAgtctttttgtttatttaaccAAAGCCTTACTTTAATTATTTTCTTATGCTACGGAATATATTCTTAAGAACTTTGCACCATCTAGTAGGCTTGCAGGAGTTATTCATCTTTTATGTAACTTTCTGTTATATGTTGTACAAATGTACAGTATAAATAATTCCATCATATCCTTATTGTGGATCACTTCTTAAAAGTAGTTTCAGGCAAAAAGAGCTCAAACGTGTTTCATAGTGACTTCCATTTGTAGTTTCTGGAACATTCCATGATTTATAGTTCTCTGAAGCTAACTTTAATTAACTTTGAATGAGGACTTTGAGCAATTCTAAGTAAGTATCTATAGCACTTTTTGTGTTACTCTAACAAAAAGTGGGCATTATCCTACAAGTGATGCACCCATTGGGAATGTtcagcatctttttaaaaattgctgttaTTTCCAAGGATCAGACTTGTGTTACCAAGTTATGTAGTACTGTAACAGATTTTCTTTAGAATTTGCCTTATGTTGATTCCTTACACTCCTCAGAATTCCTTGGATATTCTAAGTGCTGTCCGaaatttttatattttcttttgtgcCTTGTTTCTTATGTTTTCATATATGGTATGTAAACACACATTCTTGTACTTTATCATAAAAATATATGAATAGGTAAACTCAAGGGACTTTTTTGACAATAAACTGAAAATATCTGACAAGCCTTTGCATGTTTGTAGTTTTTAACACAACATTAGACTTCAAAATCCAGTGAACAATGTCTTcgtttaaaagaaaaaagtgaaacaattcttcagtgtagatcctattttaactactgtatttcatcaaATCTAAGACACATTTTTCCCATGTAAGAGACTTTAAAAATGAGATATGCCTTATGTCCACTGGTATGCCTTTCAtctgccatttttttctggcaaaTCTTGTCTTGTTCTCAGTACCAACTAGATGACTATTTTTACTAAGCATGCTTCCTTCTTTGGTTGCTCCCAACTGGTCCATAGACTTAATAATACTGACTCATATAGACAGATGACCTGcgtgtttttttttctcatttccccTCACCCCACAGAAAAAAATGCACTAGAATGCCATATTAacaccaaaaaaggaaaaaagatacTGTGTATGCAGAGAAAATTCTAAAATATCTTTGGGATGACTTGGTAGATGGAGATTTATGGTTAATAGTAACCCTTCCTAGGCAGGAAAGAGATGGGGCTGTTTCCCTTCAAAACAGGATGAAGCAAATTAAACACAAATTCCCATATTTTAATTCAGTTAAGATAAAATAAGGAACAAGAATTCAACAAATCACAGCCTAGCAAATCCTGCCACCATCCAATTATTTTctaaatgatgatgatgtggtGGTAGTGTCTCTTGAGAAGACAGTGATCCACCCTACTAAAAAAAGTCACAATATTTATTCAGGGGATGTTTAGGTTTTGCTTTCCTCTTGTGACAATCTTGTGACTCTACAGAAGTTGGTGGGTCCaaattcccagcattccttaccatTTTCTATGCTGGCTAAGACaattgggagttgcaatccaacaacatctgaaaccCTGTGCGATTCCTGTACCTATTCTAAGATGAGCAAGCAATAGGTTGAAccagaatttctcaaactgtgcttctccaggtgttttggacttcagctcccacgattgcttacagctggtaagctggctgggatttctgggagctgaagtccaaaacacctggaggagcacagcttGAGAAACACTTGGTTAAACAATGACTTAAATAAGAATGCCTCAAAGTATGCCTTCAAATGGAAGGAAAACAGAACATCTGAGCACTccatttttaatgaatttttacAACATAATTAGTAGAACATAGTTAGAGCTgataatatatttttgtaaagCATCTCTAGAGAGCCGTATATACATCTTCTAagtcaataaaagcaaatgttgaTAACATCATACTGGTACAATGGCAGATTTAAGTTAACAGCATATGTTATGGGAAAGTCCAGGATAACAAAAATGAATCTACAACtcaaataaatgtatatataatgcaaacagtgccaatttATAGTCtcccattaattttaaaaatgcatattaaatATTTAGAAAATTCTGATGGGCACCTTCAGGCAGATCATATATCAGCTAAAATAAATTCCAGCTATCCTCAAGGGTGGCAGAACAAGTGAAGTGGAATTATCACCAATCATTTACATTAACTCAGGCAATTTTAAAGTGTGGAGAGGTGGAAAGGGGAGGAAGAAGGTCGCTATCCTAGACTTGGAATCTTTCTCTTTAGATATTTAAAGCGTGATTCTGCctattgtgatgagtcatgggccatgtagtcccgttcatggcactgtagtcccagatgaagaggagaacttgggtttttcaccgtctcagtcagaattggaaccttcccagccagatttgggaaccttgcacctgcaagagatttgtcttccagaaatctgtcaaacaagccctgagtctaaatctcctgtgttttctcgccacgagttttgtaaacatcagagaggagttcaagcggcctctcgtaggagtgctaggatagctgctaagaattcagctgattaagcctactttccatgggaaaccttaaggagtcatgcatctggactcagagattagctttcgtttctggttccccagagaactgctctttggtgggaaaactagaccctatttaggtgttttacccacaaagggatcttgcggagtcaattcgtcagctactggagtaagttgtgtgtggacagcgcgctccgtttccaagcctcgttcctgtttcaagccttgtccctgattccaagccttcgctcctgtttccagccttgtttacctccgcggaccttgccttgttttccagggctcagccttgctttcttttcccggattttgccaagtaattccacggatcttgttcttgctcctcgttaccttgttgccttgaatcaagccttgtgttccaagtatcaagttatttcctagccttgctcaagttcatggactaaaggaccttgtcatctcccctcacttgcttggcaagtgagtgtttcggttattggattacaactttggaccttaatatttcatattggacattgtttcttgggactaattttgacctttcctgaaaggtctacttctggactatttcatacacttgcttttattaactatatatatttccttaataaagatattagatagattctggcctctgtgtatggtttttggtgctctgtagcctgggtcgtgacagtttgactccgccaccctaagcaccaattaacctaggccagaatgtctaccggagccggaccgggaggccagccgctcagctacaccatcgacaaggaggaagtggaccgcatccgtgataagctcaatgcgcaggagggagaaataaagggattgaaggaacgcggaatccgactcccggccctggcattgccaaccaagttttctggagaagcttctaaggttcatgttttccgtcgccaatgccaagcttatctagaggcccgcaatgccgagtttccccaagaagacatcaaagtggcgtggatctacagccttttagacgggccagcggccaactgggcgacggcactgttcgaccaa from the Anolis carolinensis isolate JA03-04 chromosome 5, rAnoCar3.1.pri, whole genome shotgun sequence genome contains:
- the klhl5 gene encoding kelch-like protein 5 isoform X3; the encoded protein is MQVVTFFLTSNSSQTLASCHTMEPCTSDEFFQALNHAEQTFKKMENYLRHKQLCDVVLVAGDRRIPAHRLVLSSVSDYFAAMFTNDVREARQEEIKMEGVEPNALWALVQYAYTGRLELKEDNIECLLSTACILQLSQVVEACCKFLMKQLHPSNCLGIRSFADAQGCTDLHKVAHNYTMEHFMEVIRNQEFLLLPATEIAKLLASDDMNIPNEETILNSLITWVRHDLEQRKKDLSKLLAYIRLPLLAPQFLADMENNALFRDDIECQKLIMEAMKYHLLPERRPMLQSPRTKPRKSTVGVLFAVGGMDATKGATSIEKYDLRTNMWTPVANMNGRRLQFGVAVLDDKLYVVGGRDGLKTLNTVECYNPKTKTWSVMPPMSTHRHGLGVAVLEGPMYAVGGHDGWSYLNTVERWDPQARQWNFVASMSTPRSTVGVAVLSGKLYAVGGRDGSSCLKSVECFDPHTNKWTLCAQMSKRRGGVGVTTWNGFLYAIGGHDAPASNLTSRLSDCVERYDPKTDVWTAVASMSISRDAVGVCLLGDRLYAVGGYDGQTYLNTVESYDPQTNEWTQVAPLCLGRAGACVVTVKL
- the klhl5 gene encoding kelch-like protein 5 isoform X2; protein product: MATSCGILDFDTWTTYPGADPRTSNSSQTLASCHTMEPCTSDEFFQALNHAEQTFKKMENYLRHKQLCDVVLVAGDRRIPAHRLVLSSVSDYFAAMFTNDVREARQEEIKMEGVEPNALWALVQYAYTGRLELKEDNIECLLSTACILQLSQVVEACCKFLMKQLHPSNCLGIRSFADAQGCTDLHKVAHNYTMEHFMEVIRNQEFLLLPATEIAKLLASDDMNIPNEETILNSLITWVRHDLEQRKKDLSKLLAYIRLPLLAPQFLADMENNALFRDDIECQKLIMEAMKYHLLPERRPMLQSPRTKPRKSTVGVLFAVGGMDATKGATSIEKYDLRTNMWTPVANMNGRRLQFGVAVLDDKLYVVGGRDGLKTLNTVECYNPKTKTWSVMPPMSTHRHGLGVAVLEGPMYAVGGHDGWSYLNTVERWDPQARQWNFVASMSTPRSTVGVAVLSGKLYAVGGRDGSSCLKSVECFDPHTNKWTLCAQMSKRRGGVGVTTWNGFLYAIGGHDAPASNLTSRLSDCVERYDPKTDVWTAVASMSISRDAVGVCLLGDRLYAVGGYDGQTYLNTVESYDPQTNEWTQVAPLCLGRAGACVVTVKL
- the klhl5 gene encoding kelch-like protein 5 isoform X4, which codes for MRTSNSSQTLASCHTMEPCTSDEFFQALNHAEQTFKKMENYLRHKQLCDVVLVAGDRRIPAHRLVLSSVSDYFAAMFTNDVREARQEEIKMEGVEPNALWALVQYAYTGRLELKEDNIECLLSTACILQLSQVVEACCKFLMKQLHPSNCLGIRSFADAQGCTDLHKVAHNYTMEHFMEVIRNQEFLLLPATEIAKLLASDDMNIPNEETILNSLITWVRHDLEQRKKDLSKLLAYIRLPLLAPQFLADMENNALFRDDIECQKLIMEAMKYHLLPERRPMLQSPRTKPRKSTVGVLFAVGGMDATKGATSIEKYDLRTNMWTPVANMNGRRLQFGVAVLDDKLYVVGGRDGLKTLNTVECYNPKTKTWSVMPPMSTHRHGLGVAVLEGPMYAVGGHDGWSYLNTVERWDPQARQWNFVASMSTPRSTVGVAVLSGKLYAVGGRDGSSCLKSVECFDPHTNKWTLCAQMSKRRGGVGVTTWNGFLYAIGGHDAPASNLTSRLSDCVERYDPKTDVWTAVASMSISRDAVGVCLLGDRLYAVGGYDGQTYLNTVESYDPQTNEWTQVAPLCLGRAGACVVTVKL
- the klhl5 gene encoding kelch-like protein 5 isoform X5, with protein sequence MEPCTSDEFFQALNHAEQTFKKMENYLRHKQLCDVVLVAGDRRIPAHRLVLSSVSDYFAAMFTNDVREARQEEIKMEGVEPNALWALVQYAYTGRLELKEDNIECLLSTACILQLSQVVEACCKFLMKQLHPSNCLGIRSFADAQGCTDLHKVAHNYTMEHFMEVIRNQEFLLLPATEIAKLLASDDMNIPNEETILNSLITWVRHDLEQRKKDLSKLLAYIRLPLLAPQFLADMENNALFRDDIECQKLIMEAMKYHLLPERRPMLQSPRTKPRKSTVGVLFAVGGMDATKGATSIEKYDLRTNMWTPVANMNGRRLQFGVAVLDDKLYVVGGRDGLKTLNTVECYNPKTKTWSVMPPMSTHRHGLGVAVLEGPMYAVGGHDGWSYLNTVERWDPQARQWNFVASMSTPRSTVGVAVLSGKLYAVGGRDGSSCLKSVECFDPHTNKWTLCAQMSKRRGGVGVTTWNGFLYAIGGHDAPASNLTSRLSDCVERYDPKTDVWTAVASMSISRDAVGVCLLGDRLYAVGGYDGQTYLNTVESYDPQTNEWTQVAPLCLGRAGACVVTVKL